The proteins below come from a single Dendropsophus ebraccatus isolate aDenEbr1 chromosome 15, aDenEbr1.pat, whole genome shotgun sequence genomic window:
- the EHD3 gene encoding EH domain-containing protein 3, translated as MFSWLGNDDRRKKDPEVFQTVSDGLKKLYKTKLLPLEEYYKFHEFHSPALEDADFDNKPMILLVGQYSTGKTTFIRYLLEQDFPGMRIGPEPTTDSFIAVMQGDVEGVIPGNALVVDPKKPFRKLNAFGNAFLNRFVCAQLPNPVLESISVIDTPGILSGEKQRISRGYDFAAVLEWFAERVDRIILLFDAHKLDISDEFSEVIKALKNHEDKMRVVLNKADQIETQQLMRVYGALMWSLGKIVNTPEVIRVYIGSFWSHPLLIPDNRKLFEAEEQDLFRDIQSLPRNAALRKLNDLIKRARLAKVHAYIISSLKKEMPSVFGKDNKKKELIGSLGEIYGRIEREHQISPGDFPNLKKMQDLLQSQDFNKFQPLKSKLLETVDEMLAHDIAHLMVLVRQEETQKPVQMVKGGAFEGTQNGPFGHGYGEGAGEGIDDADWVVARDKPMYDEIFYTLSPVNGKITGANAKKEMVKSKLPNTVLGKIWKLADIDKDGLLDDEEFALANHLIKVKLEGHELPNDLPCHLIPPSKRKVTE; from the exons ATGTTCAGCTGGCTGGGGAACGATGACCGCAGGAAGAAGGATCCTGAAGTTTTCCAGACGGTCAGTGATGGGCTGAAGAAACTCTACAAGACCAAGCTGCTGCCCCTGGAAGAATATTATAAATTCCATGAATTTCATTCGCCGGCTTTGGAAGATGCGGATTTTGATAACAAACCTATGATCCTGCTGGTGGGACAGTACTCCACGGGGAAGACCACCTTCATCCG GTATCTTCTGGAACAGGATTTCCCTGGAATGAGGATCGGACCGGAGCCCACCACAGATTCCTTCATTGCTGTGATGCAGGGGGACGTAGAAGGCGTTATTCCAGGCAATGCTCTAGTGGTGGACCCCAAAAAACCTTTCAGAAAACTGAATGCCTTTGGAAATGCCTTCCTGAACAG GTTTGTGTGTGCACAGTTACCTAATCCTGTCCTGGAGAGCATCAGCGTCATCGACACCCCGGGGATCCTGtctggagagaagcagaggatcAGTCGAG GCTATGACTTCGCTGCAGTGTTGGAATGGTTTGCCGAAAGAGTGGACCGTATCATTCTGCTATTTGATGCTCACAAACTGGACATTTCCGATGAGTTCTCCGAAGTCATCAAAGCCCTGAAGAATCACGAGGACAAAATGCGGGTGGTCCTGAACAAGGCAGATCAAATCGAGACCCAGCAGCTGATGAGGGTGTACGGCGCCCTCATGTGGTCCTTGGGGAAAATTGTCAACACCCCAGAGGTGATCAGAGTCTACATCGGGTCTTTCTGGTCTCACCCCCTCCTCATCCCTGACAACCGTAAACTGTTTGAGGCCGAGGAGCAGGATCTGTTCAGGGACATTCAGAGCCTTCCACGCAATGCTGCACTTAGGAAACTGAATGACTTGATCAAAAGAGCGCGACTGGCTAAG GTCCACGCTTACATCATCAGTTCCTTAAAGAAGGAGATGCCTTCTGTCTTTGGAAAAGACAATAAAAAGAAAGAATTGATTGGtagtttgggggagatttatggtcGAATTGAGCGAGAACATCAGATCTCTCCGGGAGACTTCCCCAATCTGAAGAAGATGCAG GATCTCCTGCAATCCCAAGATTTTAATAAATTTCAACCTCTGAAGAGCAAGCTTCTGGAGACAGTAGATGAGATGTTGGCTCATGACATTGCCCACTTGATGGTACTGGTTAGACAAGAAGAAACACAGAAACCAGTCCAGATGGTGAAAGGAGGTGCCTTTGAGGGCACCCAGAATGGCCCCTTTGGACATGGTTATGGAGAAGGGGCAGGTGAAGGTATTGACGATGCAGACTGGGTAGTAGCCAGAGATAAGCCCATGTACGATGAGATCTTCTACACTCTCTCTCCCGTCAATGGCAAAATCACGGGTGCCAATGCCAAGAAGGAGATGGTAAAGTCCAAGCTGCCTAATACTGTTCTTGGAAAGATTTGGAAGCTTGCTGACATAGATAAAGATGGTTTGCTGGACGATGAGGAGTTTGCCTTGGCCAACCACCTAATAAAGGTGAAATTAGAAGGCCATGAGCTTCCCAACGACCTGCCCTGCCATCTAATCCCACCCTCCAAGCGAAAGGTGACCGAGTAA